The Daucus carota subsp. sativus chromosome 2, DH1 v3.0, whole genome shotgun sequence genome includes a window with the following:
- the LOC108209638 gene encoding polyadenylation and cleavage factor homolog 4 isoform X3 has product MDQLRYISSSTENSRNLGLAKKPMANDYLIQKPMTPIIDRFKAMLRGREENIKALGLHGGEDDDDPISPPRCEEIVKLYEIVLSELTFNSKPIITDLTIIAGEQREHAEGIANAICDRILQAPIDQKLPCLYLLDSIAKNIGKEYVRCFSALLPEQVFCEVYKQVNSSLRTSMGHLFGTWSTVFPPSILCKIEAETNFAPAANSQSVLTSLQPSESPRPTHGIHVNPKYLEARRQYEHATVQSDIPHSSGNSSLKMNGKHAVEHGGYGSDNSEGVPTQVGTKRINSSIRTNITNAENMLAPARGAKSSSPFVAGRVRSPGSDTEFDSTSRFLKISSPSRRGFDYGGVVNIGKKESSDRYGGYKSLDSHQEYDYHDSHSYSNSELRGPRALIDAYGTDERDTCKHPNAGHLNMNAVNNKMAVQTWKDNEEEEFKWEDMSPTLATGNLKSSLFSQSNPMSGILTTVPGVEPQHPVLMENSFRRGHQSGREQMSAFSDSSQITDSVHGLTNNIYGVRNEGSQFPTSRNPPEVWNIPPSSQRNLQKRMWSQMEPVSAGYSNADQGMKNSFSAPNHQAQFSNRQVGPNSLHQQNHTQNVVLRPPYQMRPNVQQNMIPPVGMSTPSQVAYQPFGRGYAPPGQRPFVNTGFMNPAPGMQSSMPILNVRNSPAHLPGVGLPPLPPEPRPVSSQMIPTQNPSLVALNPSGGGALSGLFNSLMAQGLISLTNQASVQDPVGLEFNTDLLKVRHESAISALYADLPRQCTTCGLRFKCQEEHSSHMDWHVTRNRTSKNRKQKPSRRWFVSADMWLSGTEALGADAAPGFLPTEIVHEKDDEESAVPADEDQIVCALCGEPFVDFYSDETEEWMYKGAAYMNAPAGSTAGMDRSQLGPIVHTKCKSDSNVTTAEDSRKNEMVYTEDGGRMKRLRV; this is encoded by the exons ATGGATCAATTGAGGTATATTTCATCGTCGACGGAGAATTCAAGAAACCTAGGGTTAGCTAAGAAGCCAATGGCGAATGATTACTTAATTCAGAAGCCGATGACGCCGATTATCGATCGATTTAAGGCTATGCTGAGAGGCAGAGAGGAAAATATTAAGGCTTTAGGTTTACATGGTGGTGAGGATGATGATGACCCTATTTCGCCCCCGAGATGCGAAGAAATCGTCAAGTTGTATGAGATTGTTTTGTCTGAGCTTACGTTTAATTCAAAGCCGATTATTACTGATCTTACGATAATTGCTGGTGAACAAAGAGAGCATGCTGAGGGCATTGCTAATGCAATTTGTGACCGGATTCTTCAG GCCCCAATTGATCAGAAACTGCCTTGCTTGTATCTTTTGGATAGTATTGCTAAAAATATTGGTAAGGAGTATGTAAGATGCTTCTCGGCACTTCTCCCTGAG CAGGTATTCTGTGAGGTGTACAAACAAGTCAACTCAAGTTTGCGCACATCTATGGGACATTTGTTTGGTACTTGGTCAACTGTGTTTCCACCCTCTATTCTATGCAAGATTGAGGCTGAAACGAACTTTGCTCCGGCTGCAAATTCTCAATCCGTTTTGACTTCCTTGCAACCTTCTGAATCTCCGCGACCAACTCATGGCATACATGTTAATCCAAAATATTTGGAAGCAAGGCGTCAGTATGAACATGCAACTGTTCAGAGC GACATTCCACATTCAAGTGGAAATTCATCTTTAAAGATGAATGGGAAGCATGCTGTTGAACATGGTGGATATGGCTCTGATAATTCTGAGGGTGTACCGACACAGGTTGGAACAAAAAGAATCAACTCAAGTATTCGAACTAACATAACTAATGCTGAGAACATGCTTGCTCCTGCTAGGGGGGCAAAGTCCTCTTCACCGTTTGTTGCTGGTCGTGTTAGATCACCAGGTTCAGATACTGAGTTTGATTCAACAAGTAGGTTTCTTAAAATCTCCTCACCATCCCGTCGTGGATTTGATTATGGAGGTGTAGTGAATATTGGCAAAAAAGAGTCAAGTGACCGGTACGGAGGTTACAAGTCTCTCGATAGCCATCAGGAATATGATTATCATGATTCACATAGTTACAGTAACAGTGAGCTTCGAGGGCCTAGAGCTTTGATTGATGCATATGGGACTGATGAAAGGGATACTTGTAAGCATCCAAATGCCGGACACCTGAATATGAATGCTGTTAATAACAAGATGGCTGTGCAGACATGGAAGGATAATGAAGAAGAAGAGTTCAAATGGGAAGATATGAGTCCAACATTAGCTACTGGAAACTTGAAGTCCAGTTTGTTCTCGCAATCTAATCCAATGTCAGGAATTCTTACCACGGTACCTGGAGTTGAGCCTCAACACCCGGTCCTTATGGAGAATAGTTTCAGGAGAGGCCACCAGTCTGGTCGAGAACAAATGTCTGCATTCAGTGATTCATCCCAAATTACTGAT tCTGTTCATGGGCTGACCAATAACATATATGGGGTTCGTAATGAGGGATCACAGTTTCCCACTTCTCGCAACCCTCCAGAAGTCTGGAACATCCCACCATCCTCCCAAAGAAATTTACAG AAACGTATGTGGAGTCAGATGGAACCAGTGAGTGCTGGTTATTCAAATGCTGATCAAGGTATGAAAAATTCATTTTCAGCTCCGAATCACCAGGCCCAGTTTTCTAATCGCCAAGTTGGACCAAATTCTTTACATCAGCAAAATCATACACAAAATGTTGTCTTGCGTCCACCATATCAAATGCGTCCAAACGTACAGCAAAATATGATTCCACCTGTTGGAATGTCAACGCCATCCCAAGTAGCATACCAGCCCTTCGGGCGTGGATATGCACCGCCAGGACAGAGGCCATTTGTAAATACCGGCTTCATGAATCCAGCTCCTGGCATGCAGTCATCTATGCCGATTCTCAATGTCCGAAATTCACCTGCACACTTACCAGGGGTTGGATTGCCACCTCTACCTCCTGAACCTCGCCCCGTCTCATCACAAATGATACCTACCCAAAATCCTAGTTTGGTTGCACTCAACCCTTCTGGCGGGGGTGCACTTTCAGGGTTGTTTAATTCGTTGATGGCCCAAGGTTTGATCTCATTGACAAACCAAGCATCAGTGCAG GATCCCGTTGGACTGGAGTTCAACACTGACCTTCTTAAGGTGCGTCATGAGTCTGCCATCAGTGCTCTCTATGCTGATCTCCCTAGGCAATGCACAACTTGTGGTCTTCGGTTTAAGTGCCAAGAGGAGCACAGCAGTCATATGGATTGGCATGTAACAAGAAATAGGACTTCGAAAAACCGTAAACAGAAACCTTCTCGTAGATGGTTTGTAAGTGCTGACATGTGGCTTAGTGGTACAGAGGCTTTGGGAGCTGATGCTGCACCAGGATTTTTACCCACTGAAATTGTTCATGAGAAGGATGATGAAGAATCAGCCGTTCCAGCAGACGAAGATCAGATTGTTTGTGCACTATGTGGGGAACCATTTGTTGATTTTTACAGTGACGAGACTGAAGAATGGATGTATAAGGGTGCCGCATATATGAATGCACCAGCAGGATCAACAGCTGGAATGGATAGGTCCCAGTTGGGTCCAATCGTGCATACCAAGTGCAAGTCTGACTCTAATGTGACCACTGCTGAAGACTCGAGAAAAAATGAAATG GTATATACTGAAGATGGTGGTCGAATGAAACGGTTGCGGGTTTAG